One stretch of Euphorbia lathyris chromosome 7, ddEupLath1.1, whole genome shotgun sequence DNA includes these proteins:
- the LOC136235796 gene encoding uncharacterized protein, with the protein MLLTSPLLLTRMKVLLSAVQNSPLVNLLNMKKEPMKVGILGQAETVRRYKCHKCTMVFDEPDDLLQHLLSSHQKTPKRLRQETSTNEAVIINNGKYECHFCHKSYDERHRYNGHLGNHIKDYFKRIQASGETVGIKRSSMPPSVAVHPSALKIKNQISCAVPNCEMKENDTKESYCGKQGLVCSMIDDKSGDSNDIVVVETKSVQEGSPKCSFPAVGTKQMCAPYNNENQLDENLIEGHAQELGSDNNLVAASSIENSENINDRRLSSAINSVENHDRDFCGDNARTVLGNNCSSQEDVVANGKEQRNIPSANDQRYASVNDVHGLSASTTMTYERGSQVGLSSPFDEKIGMSNDKVSQDSTTTMKESRYDDMGGSSKNVLTVGFGSNNVTVEDFVTDIELDSSRSRLVIPTWIDQTSYTENEMNGTHRCTIKKHGQERKSEGEQLTLFGSEQYLGCENTIAKVSNDTTKVPNHDEVLHFQNRMHMKGVNLIAAQVTAAELESSSGNSLLVPSGNELTFSMKENRVLNGAPKNLVQDLNSDSSSHKPSCDDQIFNYENNVNMVSSVTVDQPKIKKLKAFLKGNASCF; encoded by the exons AT GCTTCTGACGTCACCTTTGTTGTTGACAAGAATGAAGGTGCTCTTGTCTGCTGTCCAGAATTCTCCCTTAGTAAATCTGTTGAACATGAAGAAGGAACCTATGAAAGTAGGGATTCTTGGACAGGCTGAAACAGTGAGGAGATATAAATGCCATAAATGTACTATGGTTTTTGATGAGCCAGATGACTTGCTACAACACCTGCTATCATCTCATCAAAAGACTCCAAAGAGGCTTAGACAAGAAACATCTACTAACGAAGCGGTGATAATTAATAATGGAAAGTATGAATGTCATTTTTGTCACAAGTCTTATGATGAAAGGCATCGCTATAATGGTCACCTTGGGAACCACATAAAAGACTATTTTAAGAGAATTCAAGCTTCAGGTGAAACTGTTGGAATCAAAAGAAGCAGTATGCCTCCATCTGTTGCAGTTCATCCCAGTGCCTTGAAGATCAAGAATCAAATAAGTTGTGCTGTTCCGAACTGTGAGATGAAAGAAAATGATACTAAGGAATCTTACTGTGGGAAGCAGGGTTTAGTTTGTAGCATGATTGATGATAAATCAGGAGATtcaaatgatattgttgttgttgaAACTAAAAGTGTCCAGGAAGGTTCTCCCAAATGTTCATTTCCTGCAGTTGGAACGAAGCAAATGTGTGCACCTTATAATAATGAGAATCAGCTAGATGAAAACTTGATTGAAGGACATGCTCAAGAATTGGGTTCTGATAATAATTTAGTTGCTGCGAGCTCTATAGAAAATAGTGAAAATATCAACGATAGACGTCTTTCTAGTGCAATAAATAGCGTCGAAAATCATGATAGGGACTTCTGTGGAGATAATGCAAGAACTGTTTTGGGAAATAATTGCTCATCACAAGAGGATGTTGTAGCCAATGGCAAGGAGCAGAGAAATATTCCTTCTGCTAATGACCAAAGATATGCTTCTGTAAATGATGTGCATGGGCTTTCAGCTTCCACTACAATGACTTATGAAAGAGGTTCTCAAGTGGGTCTATCTTCACCCTTCGATGAGAAAATAGGTATGTCAAATGATAAGGTGAGCCAAGATTCTACTACCACAATGAAAGAGTCCAGGTATGATGACATGGGTGGTTCTAGCAAGAATGTGCTAACAGTTGGTTTTGGAAGCAACAATGTGACTGTTGAGGATTTTGTTACTGACATTGAACTGGATAGCAGCAGAAGCCGCTTAGTTATTCCAACATGGATTGATCAGACATCTTATACAGAAAATGAAATGAATGGAACTCACAGATGCACAATAAAGAAACATGGGCAAGAAAGGAAATCTGAAGGCGAACAACTTACTCTATTTGGTTCTGAGCAATACCTTGGCTGTGAAAATACAATAGCTAAGGTGTCTAATGATACAACAAAGGTGCCCAATCATGATGAAGTCCTGCATTTTCAGAATAGAATGCATATGAAAGGAGTTAATCTAATTGCAGCACAAGTAACTGCTGCTGAGCTAGAAAGCAGCTCTGGCAATTCTTTGCTTGTTCCATCTGGTAATGAACTGACATTTTCTATGAAGGAGAATAGAGTACTGAATGGTGCACCAAAGAACCTTGTTCAAGATTTAAATTCTGATAGCAGTTCACATAAACCTTCTTGTGATGACCAGATTTTTAATTATGAGAACAATGTGAATATGGTCTCTTCGGTTACAGTGGATCAGCCTAAGATAAAGAAGTTAAAAGCTTTTCTAAAGGGGAATGCATCTTGCTTTTGA
- the LOC136235797 gene encoding small ribosomal subunit protein uS13z/uS13y/uS13x-like, whose product MSLVANEDFQHILRVLNTNVDGKQKIMFALTSIKGIGRRFANIVCKKADVDMNKRAGELTAAELDNLMVIVANPRQFKIPHWFLNRQKDYKDGKYSQIVSNALDMKLRDDLERLKKIRNHRGLRHYWGLRVRGQHTKTTGRRGKTVGVSKKR is encoded by the exons ATG TCTCTGGTTGCGAATGAGGACTTTCAGCACATTTTGCGTGTGCTGAATACTAATGTGGATGGCAAGCAGAAGATTATGTTTGCTTTGACCTCAATCAAAGGTATTGGGAGGCGCTTTGCAAACATTGTCTGCAAGAAGGCCGATGTTGACATGAATAAGAG GGCTGGTGAATTAACTGCTGCTGAGCTTGATAATCTAATGGTCATTGTTGCGAATCCTCGTCAGTTCAAGATCCCACATTGGTTTTTGAATAGGCAAAAGGACTACAAGGATGGGAAATATTCTCAAATTGTCTCCAATGCATTGGACATGAAGTTGAGAGATGATTTGGAGAGATTGAAAAAGATAAG GAACCATCGTGGTCTGAGGCACTACTGGGGTCTTCGAGTTAGGGGACAGCACACCAAGACCACTGGTCGTCGTGGAAAGACTGTTGGTGTCTcaaagaagagatga